A portion of the Oxynema aestuarii AP17 genome contains these proteins:
- the purL gene encoding phosphoribosylformylglycinamidine synthase subunit PurL: MSAISEAPFSPQEIAAEGLKPEEYQEIVNRLGRHPNKAELGMFGVMWSEHCCYKNSRPLLKQFPTQGDRILVGPGENAGVVDFGDGVRLAFKIESHNHPSAIEPYQGAATGVGGILRDIFTMGARPIAVLNSLRFGTLDNPRTRRIFMGVVEGISGYGNSVGVPTVGGEVYFDRSYAGNPLVNVMALGLMETEEIVKAGASGIGNPVLYVGSTTGRDGMGGASFASAELTEESADDRPAVQVGDPFLEKSLIEACLEAFKTGAVVAAQDMGAAGITCSTSEMAAKGGIGIELDLDLIPVRETGMVPYEFLLSESQERMLFVAHKGREQELIDVFERWGLHAVVAGTTIAEPLVRILYGGEIAAEVPSSALAEDTPLYPRELLAEPPAYAREAWQWSASALPEAAIAGIEINGKQTTWSEILLQLLDTPTIASKKWVYRQYDHQVQNNTVFLPGGADASVVRLRPQVGENARQGTFNRGVAATVDCNSRYVYLDPYEGAKAVVAEAARNLSCVGAEPLAVTDNLNFGSPEKPVGYWQLARACEGIAEACREFATPVTGGNVSLYNETLDSNGQPTPIYPTPVIGMVGDLPDLSKACAQGWRAEGDVIYLLGVPVGEGRGGEVTLGASEYLAAIHETVAGRPPKVNFELERQVQAVCRHGIRQGWVKSAHDCAEGGLAIALAESCLSGDLGAEVQLKIGATIERWDEILFAEGGARILVSVSPQQAGEWESYLRAQLQETWQNIGIVSRKDRGLRIFTVDNLSLINVSMTEMGDRWQGAIERRLSI, from the coding sequence ATGTCTGCAATTTCCGAAGCTCCCTTTTCTCCACAAGAAATCGCTGCCGAAGGTCTCAAACCCGAAGAATACCAAGAAATCGTCAATCGCTTGGGACGTCATCCCAATAAAGCCGAATTGGGGATGTTCGGGGTCATGTGGTCCGAACACTGCTGCTACAAAAACTCCCGTCCCTTGCTCAAACAATTTCCCACCCAAGGCGATCGCATCCTCGTCGGTCCCGGGGAAAATGCGGGAGTCGTGGACTTCGGGGACGGAGTGCGACTCGCCTTTAAAATCGAGTCCCACAACCACCCCTCGGCGATCGAACCCTACCAAGGCGCCGCCACCGGGGTCGGTGGCATCCTGCGCGACATTTTCACCATGGGCGCCCGACCGATCGCCGTCCTCAACTCCCTGCGTTTCGGCACCCTCGACAATCCCCGTACCCGCCGCATCTTCATGGGCGTTGTCGAAGGCATTTCCGGTTACGGTAACTCCGTCGGCGTTCCCACCGTCGGCGGCGAAGTGTACTTCGATCGATCTTATGCAGGTAACCCCCTCGTCAACGTCATGGCCCTCGGACTGATGGAAACCGAGGAGATCGTCAAAGCGGGCGCCTCCGGCATCGGCAATCCCGTGTTGTACGTCGGATCGACCACCGGACGGGACGGAATGGGCGGCGCCAGCTTCGCCAGTGCCGAACTCACCGAAGAGTCCGCCGACGATCGCCCCGCCGTGCAAGTTGGGGATCCCTTCCTCGAAAAATCCCTGATCGAAGCCTGTCTCGAAGCCTTTAAAACCGGGGCCGTCGTCGCCGCGCAAGATATGGGCGCCGCCGGGATTACCTGTTCCACCTCGGAAATGGCCGCCAAAGGGGGCATCGGGATCGAACTCGATCTCGACTTAATCCCGGTACGCGAAACCGGGATGGTCCCTTACGAATTCCTCCTGTCCGAATCCCAAGAACGGATGTTATTCGTCGCCCACAAAGGACGGGAACAAGAGCTAATCGACGTATTCGAGCGCTGGGGACTGCACGCCGTCGTCGCCGGAACTACGATCGCCGAACCCCTGGTGCGGATCCTCTATGGAGGGGAAATCGCCGCCGAAGTTCCCTCCAGCGCCCTCGCCGAAGACACCCCGCTATACCCGCGCGAACTGCTCGCCGAACCCCCCGCTTACGCCCGAGAAGCGTGGCAGTGGTCCGCCAGTGCGTTACCGGAGGCGGCGATCGCCGGGATCGAAATTAACGGAAAACAGACAACTTGGAGCGAAATCCTGCTACAACTGCTCGATACCCCGACGATCGCCTCCAAAAAATGGGTTTATCGCCAATACGACCATCAAGTTCAAAATAACACCGTCTTTTTACCCGGCGGCGCCGATGCCTCCGTCGTCCGCTTGCGCCCGCAAGTCGGCGAGAACGCCCGTCAAGGAACCTTTAATCGAGGGGTCGCCGCCACCGTCGATTGCAATTCCCGCTACGTCTATCTCGACCCTTACGAAGGCGCGAAAGCCGTCGTCGCCGAAGCCGCGCGCAACTTAAGTTGTGTCGGCGCCGAACCCCTCGCCGTCACCGATAACTTAAACTTCGGCAGTCCCGAAAAACCCGTCGGATACTGGCAACTCGCCCGCGCTTGCGAAGGAATTGCCGAAGCCTGTCGAGAATTTGCCACTCCGGTGACTGGGGGGAATGTCTCCCTGTATAACGAAACCCTCGACAGCAACGGACAACCGACGCCGATTTACCCGACCCCGGTAATCGGGATGGTCGGCGATCTGCCGGATTTGAGCAAAGCCTGCGCTCAAGGTTGGCGCGCGGAAGGAGATGTTATCTATTTATTGGGCGTTCCCGTCGGCGAAGGACGCGGCGGCGAGGTCACCTTGGGAGCTTCGGAATATTTGGCGGCGATTCACGAAACTGTTGCGGGACGTCCGCCGAAGGTGAATTTCGAGTTAGAACGGCAGGTGCAAGCGGTTTGTCGTCACGGAATTCGCCAAGGATGGGTGAAGTCGGCTCACGATTGCGCGGAAGGGGGTTTGGCGATCGCCCTGGCGGAATCCTGCCTCAGTGGAGATCTCGGAGCCGAAGTACAGTTGAAGATCGGCGCTACCATAGAACGGTGGGATGAAATTTTATTTGCCGAAGGGGGGGCGCGGATTCTCGTCTCGGTTTCGCCGCAACAGGCGGGGGAGTGGGAGTCTTATTTGCGAGCGCAACTGCAAGAAACTTGGCAAAATATAGGAATCGTATCACGAAAAGATCGCGGTTTACGCATCTTTACGGTTGATAACCTCTCCTTAATCAACGTTAGTATGACAGAGATGGGCGATCGTTGGCAGGGTGCCATCGAACGCCGCTTGTCCATCTAG
- the purF gene encoding amidophosphoribosyltransferase, which produces MIPKHPVSSDVPSPPSENSPRDRIDLLSDPSCDVDKPEEACGVFGVYAPGEDVAKLTYFGLYALQHRGQESAGIATFEKDGRVHSHKDMGLVSQVFNESLLAKLTGNLGIGHTRYSTTGSSRIVNAQPALVETRLGTLALAHNGNLVNTAELRQELLDRNCNLVTTTDSESIAIAIGLEVDNGKDWLEAAIGAFQKCRGAFSLAIGTPAGMMGVRDPHGIRPLVIGELEGNPSRYVLASETCGLDIIGARYLRDVQPGELVWITDEGLASFQWNREPSRKLCIFEMIYFARPDSVMHDESLYSYRMRLGRQLAEESPADVDIIIGVPDSGIPAAIGFSQATGIRYAEGLIKNRYVGRTFIQPTQTMRESGIRMKLNPLKDVLQGQRVLMVDDSIVRGTTSRKIVQALRDAGATEVHMRISSPPVTHPCFYGIDTDNQDQLIAATQSVEQIEAKIGVDSLAYLSWEGMLKATGEDPTQFCSACFTGDYPIAIGEPLKRSKLMLEKVGKV; this is translated from the coding sequence ATGATTCCCAAGCATCCCGTATCTTCTGACGTGCCATCGCCCCCGTCTGAGAATTCGCCCCGCGATCGCATCGATCTGCTGTCCGACCCATCTTGCGATGTTGACAAACCCGAGGAAGCTTGCGGCGTGTTTGGGGTGTACGCCCCTGGGGAGGATGTAGCTAAGCTGACCTATTTCGGTCTGTATGCCCTTCAACATCGGGGTCAAGAATCTGCCGGAATTGCCACCTTTGAAAAGGACGGGCGGGTTCACAGCCACAAGGATATGGGGCTGGTCTCCCAAGTGTTTAACGAGTCGCTCTTAGCCAAACTGACCGGAAATCTCGGCATCGGTCACACTCGTTACTCGACCACGGGTTCGAGTCGGATTGTTAATGCCCAACCCGCTTTGGTTGAAACCCGTTTGGGTACGTTAGCTTTAGCACATAATGGGAATTTAGTCAATACCGCCGAGTTGCGTCAAGAATTGTTAGATCGCAATTGCAATTTAGTGACGACGACGGATTCGGAATCGATCGCGATCGCGATCGGCTTGGAAGTCGATAACGGCAAAGACTGGCTCGAAGCGGCGATCGGCGCCTTTCAGAAATGCCGGGGCGCCTTTAGTTTGGCGATCGGCACCCCGGCGGGGATGATGGGGGTGCGAGACCCCCACGGCATCCGCCCTTTGGTCATTGGAGAACTCGAAGGCAATCCCAGCCGCTACGTCCTCGCCTCCGAAACCTGCGGTCTCGACATCATCGGCGCCCGCTACCTGCGCGACGTGCAACCGGGCGAGTTAGTCTGGATTACCGATGAAGGATTGGCCTCCTTCCAATGGAACCGAGAACCGAGCCGCAAATTGTGCATCTTCGAGATGATCTACTTTGCTCGTCCCGATAGCGTCATGCACGACGAAAGCTTGTACAGCTACCGGATGCGCTTGGGACGCCAACTCGCCGAAGAATCTCCCGCCGACGTGGATATTATTATCGGCGTACCGGATTCGGGCATTCCGGCGGCGATCGGGTTTTCTCAAGCCACGGGGATTCGTTACGCCGAAGGCTTGATCAAAAACCGCTACGTCGGTCGCACCTTCATTCAGCCGACCCAGACCATGCGCGAATCCGGGATTCGGATGAAACTCAACCCCCTCAAAGACGTTCTCCAAGGTCAGCGCGTCCTCATGGTAGACGATTCGATCGTGCGCGGGACCACGAGCCGCAAAATCGTCCAAGCCCTGCGCGATGCGGGCGCCACGGAAGTTCACATGCGGATTTCTTCGCCTCCGGTCACTCACCCCTGTTTCTACGGGATCGATACGGACAATCAAGATCAGTTGATCGCGGCGACCCAATCGGTAGAACAAATCGAGGCCAAAATTGGCGTCGATTCCCTGGCGTATTTGAGCTGGGAAGGGATGTTAAAAGCCACCGGAGAAGATCCGACTCAGTTCTGTTCGGCGTGCTTTACCGGAGATTATCCGATCGCCATTGGCGAACCGCTCAAGCGCTCTAAATTGATGTTGGAAAAAGTCGGGAAAGTTTAA
- a CDS encoding chorismate lyase: MLPQTWYALDPIWEGDEAIVRDGLPHDRLAPGWQMLLLGDGSPTRHLKLLTGETTEVDVIDMSAIGTHPDGAPAIIKAVPAPHLRRQVWLRTPSGQRLAYAASWWEAAHVDEYLQNRSIPIWDSLSRLHAELYRDVRGIHYGHSAILEKAFGQSGPFWGRHYLFWHQKKPLTLIYEVFSPYLTRYLGPMQR, translated from the coding sequence ATGCTGCCCCAGACATGGTACGCCCTCGATCCGATCTGGGAAGGAGATGAGGCGATCGTGCGCGACGGCTTACCCCACGATCGACTCGCTCCCGGTTGGCAAATGTTACTCCTCGGCGACGGTTCTCCCACTCGCCACCTGAAATTACTCACCGGAGAAACCACGGAAGTCGATGTGATCGACATGTCGGCGATCGGAACCCATCCCGACGGTGCGCCAGCCATTATCAAAGCGGTTCCCGCCCCCCATTTGCGGCGACAAGTTTGGTTGAGAACGCCCTCGGGTCAGCGCCTCGCTTACGCCGCCTCCTGGTGGGAAGCCGCCCATGTAGACGAGTACCTGCAAAATCGGTCAATTCCCATTTGGGACAGTCTCTCGCGCCTGCACGCCGAACTGTATCGGGACGTGCGCGGCATTCATTACGGACACAGTGCCATTTTAGAAAAAGCTTTCGGCCAATCGGGCCCGTTTTGGGGACGCCATTATTTATTTTGGCATCAAAAAAAGCCATTAACCTTGATTTATGAAGTTTTTTCCCCCTATCTGACCCGATATTTAGGGCCGATGCAAAGATAA
- a CDS encoding heme-binding protein, producing the protein MAAQLPNQFPPPTANGEIEIKQYPAYRAVTYTHQGDVKLATRAAFDALYRHISANQIAMTTPVEVRYYGADPMAGGARDRSGSPQEKRADVSFLYPDATIAPESIAPDVEVRDYPAIAVVSIGIQGAYTWDSYERHRDRLYRWLGDNPQYRAIAPPRRLLYNSPMTPEALKQSEVQIAIALPSD; encoded by the coding sequence ATGGCCGCTCAGTTACCGAACCAGTTCCCGCCGCCGACAGCCAACGGCGAGATCGAAATCAAACAGTATCCCGCCTATCGGGCCGTCACTTACACCCATCAGGGAGACGTGAAACTCGCGACCCGGGCGGCATTTGATGCGCTTTACCGACATATCAGCGCCAATCAGATCGCGATGACGACCCCGGTAGAAGTGCGCTATTACGGTGCCGATCCGATGGCGGGAGGCGCCCGAGATCGCTCGGGGTCTCCCCAGGAGAAGCGCGCCGACGTGTCCTTTCTCTATCCCGACGCAACGATCGCCCCTGAGTCGATCGCCCCGGACGTAGAAGTGAGAGACTATCCGGCGATCGCCGTGGTCAGCATCGGTATTCAAGGGGCGTATACCTGGGACAGTTACGAACGACATCGCGATCGCCTCTACCGATGGTTGGGCGACAACCCGCAATATCGGGCGATCGCCCCACCTCGCCGACTGCTCTACAATTCGCCGATGACCCCGGAAGCCCTCAAACAGAGCGAAGTCCAAATCGCGATCGCCTTACCGTCCGACTGA
- a CDS encoding PAS domain-containing sensor histidine kinase, with translation MTERKRSQEALEQSYNLLQAITEGTADPIFLKDLQGHYITINSAGAAIMGKPADEIIGKSDTDLLTPESARQIAKNDRRVMMEGQTQRVEESIVPRSNHGEIPAARTYLCTKSVYRSARGNIIGLIGVARDISDRVEAEATLRKTVERLHQTSQELQEKNQQLETALSELQRTQTQLIQTEKMSSLGQMVAGIAHEINNPVNFIYANLDHAQDYLQDLLALVDLYGQHEPGTVPEIREMAEEIELEFLREDLPKLLVSMKVGADRIREIVRNLRNFSRLDEAQMKQVDIHEGLESTLSILQNRFKAQDRRPEIALIKEYGNLPKVECYPGQLNQVFMNLLNNAIDALDLKDPPHQITIETREIAPSAGSEGFEAIAIRIADNGPGMSAEIQARLFDPFFTTKPVGKGTGLGMAISYQIVVERHGGQIECVSEPGRGTEFTVTIPIRQSRYP, from the coding sequence ATTACCGAACGCAAGCGCTCTCAAGAAGCCCTCGAACAAAGTTACAACCTCTTACAAGCAATTACCGAAGGAACTGCCGACCCCATTTTTTTAAAAGACTTGCAAGGTCACTACATCACGATCAACTCGGCGGGAGCGGCGATAATGGGCAAACCTGCCGATGAAATTATCGGCAAATCGGATACGGATTTGTTAACCCCTGAAAGCGCCCGCCAAATCGCTAAAAATGACCGTCGGGTGATGATGGAAGGTCAAACACAACGGGTGGAAGAATCGATCGTCCCGCGCTCGAATCATGGCGAAATCCCGGCGGCGCGAACTTATTTATGCACGAAAAGTGTATATCGTTCGGCACGGGGTAATATTATCGGTTTAATTGGGGTCGCTCGCGATATCAGCGATCGCGTCGAAGCGGAAGCAACGTTACGCAAAACCGTAGAACGCTTGCATCAAACGTCTCAAGAGTTGCAAGAAAAAAATCAACAATTAGAAACGGCTTTATCGGAATTACAACGCACTCAAACTCAACTGATTCAAACGGAAAAAATGTCGAGTTTGGGTCAGATGGTCGCCGGAATTGCCCACGAAATTAACAATCCGGTCAATTTTATTTATGCCAATTTAGATCACGCCCAAGACTATTTACAAGATTTGCTAGCCTTGGTCGATCTGTACGGTCAACACGAGCCGGGAACGGTGCCGGAAATTAGGGAAATGGCGGAGGAAATCGAGCTGGAGTTCCTGCGCGAAGATTTGCCGAAATTACTGGTTTCTATGAAGGTCGGCGCCGATCGCATTCGCGAAATTGTTCGCAATTTACGCAATTTTTCCCGTCTCGACGAAGCCCAAATGAAGCAGGTAGATATTCACGAAGGCTTGGAAAGTACCTTATCGATTTTGCAAAATCGTTTCAAAGCGCAAGATCGTCGCCCGGAAATTGCGTTGATTAAAGAGTACGGGAACTTGCCAAAAGTGGAGTGCTATCCCGGACAACTCAATCAGGTGTTTATGAATTTGCTCAACAACGCCATCGATGCGTTGGATTTGAAAGATCCGCCCCATCAAATTACCATCGAAACCCGGGAGATCGCCCCGAGTGCGGGTTCGGAAGGGTTCGAGGCGATCGCGATTCGGATCGCGGATAACGGACCGGGAATGAGTGCGGAAATTCAAGCTCGCCTCTTCGACCCGTTCTTTACTACCAAACCCGTCGGGAAGGGAACGGGGTTGGGGATGGCGATTAGTTATCAAATTGTGGTCGAACGACATGGGGGACAGATCGAGTGCGTGTCCGAACCCGGTCGCGGGACGGAATTTACGGTCACGATTCCGATTCGTCAATCTCGCTACCCCTAA
- a CDS encoding PAS domain S-box protein: MSGLDSNRVNPVNQGAANGGELDPFFELAPDCMALANRDGQLQRVNASWERCFGHPDRGGCRDVFAIAHPDDRPQLERDWASLTPENPRAEWERRCQLSARGDRRLRWIVQSHPNGESVYLVGRELDDPAPPPALAARRSPQTDRLAAIVAALPQPIYLLDRETRVLTTNDAGARLWGHSPESVRGKPLSEFPLPAGSCEAIAALHQHVFETAKPRKSELPWKSGKLSREYEITAIPMTWTEATATPEEIDGALIVVQDVGDRKALQKELAWREELWRAFFSSAPAGMAILNHQLRYVQINERLAEMKGLSVSEQLGKAFAEVMPNIAKNFEPIMRLILASGEPMLNIEVSGQVGTQTENRTWDASLFPLFGSDDRPKGLGLIMVDITDRKQAEAELKAAQTRLQNLLAASPMVLYSCDPQQDYRPTFISENIEAQMGYSPQTFLDNPGFWEECVHPQDRDRLGEVLHHLEGRNTLSLEYRFGDARGNYRWLLDAIEVLRDRHGQPVEIVGCLQDITERKQASIIQEELLRRNESLVEALGEIVYDYFVSTEFIVWDGAYTAVLGYSPAEMVTDAKISWLDRVHPDDLDGVFKELDKAVDGRRLYNIEYRLRHRDGFYLWMHDKGAIHYNERGEAERIVGILTNITERKQAEQALRDSEARFRQIAEREALLNQLTEQIRTSLELDTILETAVTAIRQLLYIDRCHFIWFHRADEADDATIKMADSESCEISGIAPGQSYWEIVKESRREDLGDFVGCYPQILDPQLSDRLLALEPIRLDDLGDLPTPSSYRLCSEWNYTALVLLPLQTLGGEIGAIACGHHSGPRPWKNAEIELLQAAANQLAIAIHQAELYKKATLAASQAQAQTKQLEATLRELQQTQTQLIQTEKMSSLGQMVAGVAHEINNPVNFITGNLQHADEYIKDLLGLIELYRQHYPDPVEEIEEEAEAIEVDFLIEDLPKLLSSMKVGADRIREIVRSLRNFSRLDEAKMKPVDIHEGIESTLLILHNRLKGKGEKPEIKIVRDYDELPLVECYGGELNQVFMNLLANAIDALEGQPPPHRITIRTLRKAPQPDGDPAIAPTEPNSSERVFISISDNGPGMNEEVKASLFDPFFTTKPVGKGTGLGLAISYQIVVDKHQGQLWCESQPDRGAKFCIEIPVAPSPTPPPETLPC; the protein is encoded by the coding sequence ATGTCTGGTTTAGATTCCAATCGGGTCAACCCTGTGAATCAAGGCGCAGCCAATGGGGGCGAGTTAGACCCGTTCTTCGAGCTCGCTCCCGATTGCATGGCACTCGCCAACCGCGACGGGCAGTTACAACGGGTAAACGCTTCCTGGGAGCGATGTTTCGGCCATCCCGACCGGGGGGGGTGCCGAGACGTTTTCGCGATCGCCCATCCCGACGATCGCCCGCAACTCGAACGAGACTGGGCCAGTTTGACCCCGGAGAACCCGCGCGCCGAGTGGGAACGTCGCTGTCAGTTATCCGCACGGGGCGATCGCCGCCTCCGGTGGATCGTGCAATCTCATCCCAACGGCGAATCGGTCTATCTCGTCGGTCGAGAACTCGACGATCCCGCGCCTCCTCCGGCGCTGGCGGCGAGGCGATCGCCCCAGACCGACCGCCTCGCCGCCATTGTCGCCGCCTTGCCCCAGCCGATTTACCTGCTCGATCGCGAGACCCGAGTGCTGACGACCAACGACGCCGGGGCGCGGCTGTGGGGTCACTCTCCCGAGAGCGTCCGAGGCAAACCCTTGAGCGAATTTCCCTTACCTGCGGGCAGTTGCGAGGCGATCGCCGCCCTCCACCAGCACGTCTTCGAGACCGCAAAACCCCGCAAAAGCGAACTGCCCTGGAAGTCGGGCAAACTCAGCCGGGAATACGAAATTACGGCGATTCCCATGACCTGGACCGAGGCAACCGCCACCCCAGAAGAGATCGACGGCGCGCTCATCGTCGTGCAAGATGTGGGCGATCGCAAAGCCCTGCAAAAAGAACTCGCCTGGCGCGAGGAACTCTGGCGGGCCTTTTTCTCCTCGGCCCCGGCGGGAATGGCGATCTTAAACCACCAACTGCGCTACGTACAGATCAACGAACGCCTCGCCGAAATGAAAGGCTTGTCCGTGAGCGAACAGTTGGGCAAAGCCTTTGCAGAAGTGATGCCGAACATCGCCAAAAACTTCGAGCCGATCATGCGCTTGATCTTAGCCAGTGGCGAACCGATGCTCAATATCGAGGTGAGCGGACAAGTCGGCACCCAAACCGAAAATCGCACCTGGGATGCGTCTCTGTTTCCCTTGTTCGGCAGCGACGATCGCCCCAAAGGACTCGGCTTGATTATGGTAGACATTACCGATCGCAAGCAAGCCGAAGCCGAACTCAAAGCCGCTCAGACGCGCTTGCAAAACCTGCTCGCCGCGAGTCCGATGGTGCTTTACAGTTGCGATCCCCAACAAGATTATCGCCCCACCTTCATCAGCGAAAATATCGAAGCGCAAATGGGCTATTCCCCCCAAACCTTTCTAGACAACCCGGGATTTTGGGAAGAATGCGTCCATCCGCAAGACCGCGATCGCCTCGGCGAAGTTTTGCACCACCTCGAAGGACGCAACACCCTCAGCCTCGAATATCGATTTGGCGATGCCCGAGGCAATTATCGCTGGTTGCTCGACGCGATCGAAGTCCTGCGCGATCGCCACGGTCAGCCCGTCGAAATCGTCGGTTGCTTGCAAGACATCACCGAACGCAAACAAGCCAGCATCATTCAAGAAGAACTGCTCAGACGCAACGAATCTCTCGTCGAAGCCCTCGGCGAAATCGTTTACGATTACTTCGTCTCTACCGAATTTATCGTTTGGGATGGCGCCTACACCGCCGTTTTGGGATACAGCCCCGCCGAAATGGTCACCGATGCCAAAATTTCCTGGCTCGATCGCGTCCACCCCGACGATCTCGACGGCGTATTCAAAGAACTCGACAAAGCCGTTGACGGTCGCCGTCTCTACAACATCGAATATCGCTTGCGCCACCGAGACGGCTTTTACCTGTGGATGCACGATAAAGGCGCCATTCACTACAACGAACGCGGCGAAGCCGAGCGGATCGTCGGCATCTTAACGAACATTACCGAACGCAAGCAGGCCGAACAAGCGTTGCGCGATTCCGAAGCCCGCTTTCGCCAAATTGCCGAACGCGAAGCCCTCCTCAACCAACTCACCGAACAAATTCGCACCTCTCTCGAACTCGACACGATTTTAGAAACCGCCGTCACGGCGATCCGCCAACTGCTCTATATCGATCGCTGTCACTTTATTTGGTTTCACCGCGCCGACGAAGCGGACGACGCCACAATTAAGATGGCGGATTCGGAAAGCTGCGAGATCTCCGGGATCGCACCGGGACAGTCGTACTGGGAAATTGTCAAGGAATCCCGACGGGAAGACCTCGGCGATTTTGTCGGCTGTTACCCGCAAATCTTAGATCCCCAACTGAGCGATCGCCTCCTGGCCCTCGAACCGATCCGCCTCGACGATCTCGGCGACCTCCCGACTCCCTCCAGCTATCGCCTCTGTTCCGAATGGAATTACACGGCTTTAGTCCTGCTGCCCTTGCAAACCCTCGGCGGCGAAATCGGCGCGATCGCCTGCGGTCACCATAGCGGCCCGCGACCGTGGAAAAACGCCGAAATCGAACTGCTTCAAGCCGCCGCCAACCAACTGGCGATCGCCATCCACCAAGCCGAACTCTACAAAAAAGCGACCCTCGCCGCCAGCCAAGCGCAAGCCCAAACTAAACAACTCGAAGCCACCTTGCGCGAATTGCAACAAACCCAAACCCAACTGATTCAAACTGAAAAAATGTCCAGTTTGGGGCAGATGGTCGCCGGGGTCGCCCACGAAATTAACAATCCCGTCAATTTTATTACCGGGAATTTGCAACACGCCGACGAGTACATCAAAGACCTGCTCGGCTTGATCGAACTCTACCGCCAGCACTATCCCGATCCCGTCGAGGAAATCGAGGAGGAAGCCGAGGCGATCGAAGTCGATTTTTTAATCGAAGATTTGCCCAAACTCCTCTCTTCGATGAAAGTCGGCGCCGATCGCATTCGCGAAATCGTGCGGAGTTTACGCAACTTCTCCCGCCTCGACGAAGCCAAAATGAAGCCTGTCGATATTCACGAAGGCATCGAAAGCACTTTATTAATCCTCCACAATCGCCTCAAAGGGAAAGGCGAAAAACCGGAAATTAAAATCGTCCGCGATTACGACGAGTTGCCTTTAGTCGAATGTTATGGCGGCGAACTCAATCAAGTGTTTATGAATCTGCTCGCCAACGCGATCGACGCCCTCGAAGGTCAACCGCCGCCGCATAGGATTACGATTCGCACTTTGAGAAAAGCCCCTCAACCCGATGGAGATCCCGCGATCGCCCCCACCGAACCCAACTCCTCGGAAAGGGTTTTTATTTCGATCTCCGATAACGGTCCGGGGATGAACGAAGAGGTCAAAGCTAGTTTGTTCGACCCCTTCTTCACCACCAAACCCGTCGGAAAAGGCACCGGATTGGGACTGGCGATTAGCTATCAAATTGTCGTAGACAAACATCAAGGTCAACTCTGGTGCGAATCCCAACCCGATCGCGGCGCCAAGTTTTGCATCGAAATTCCCGTGGCGCCATCGCCGACACCGCCCCCGGAAACGCTCCCGTGTTAA
- a CDS encoding secondary thiamine-phosphate synthase enzyme YjbQ yields the protein MSHYQKYLKLQTTGKSLSKITAKVEEVVAQSGIETGLCTIFLRHTSASLLIQENADPDVLHDLENFFADLVPESRRYLHSTEGPDDMPAHIRTALTQTSQQIPVSRGRLVLGTWQGIYLWEHRDRGHYREIVIHVSGES from the coding sequence ATGAGCCACTATCAAAAATATCTCAAACTACAAACAACCGGAAAATCGCTATCAAAAATTACGGCAAAAGTCGAAGAGGTCGTCGCCCAATCCGGGATCGAAACGGGATTGTGTACGATTTTTTTGCGGCATACTTCGGCGAGTTTGCTAATCCAAGAAAATGCCGATCCCGACGTGCTGCACGATCTAGAGAACTTCTTTGCCGATTTAGTCCCCGAATCGCGGCGCTATCTGCACAGTACGGAAGGCCCGGACGACATGCCCGCCCACATCCGCACGGCGCTGACCCAAACTTCGCAACAAATTCCGGTCAGCCGAGGGCGATTGGTTCTGGGAACCTGGCAGGGGATTTACCTATGGGAACATCGCGATCGCGGACATTACCGAGAAATTGTCATTCACGTTTCCGGAGAATCGTAG